Proteins co-encoded in one Stomoxys calcitrans chromosome 5, idStoCalc2.1, whole genome shotgun sequence genomic window:
- the LOC106081507 gene encoding uncharacterized protein LOC106081507, whose product MEILDVWAPLTAPRPMSRFAVKLDSSEATETSYVGRCSHDGNKLPATIIPSRGCAIVYWNNLAHVKFDYEFLVGPGYCWTPVSNGTLPTNAVSAGQTKEDGELLYIAKAKHKDKTLLGAVRANQQRFSLWHEDNQIEWDNYEILTRACSDLWLPTDVENLPTGAVLAGHDNDGFATYVARAMHKGIMSPAKFLPQKRAAFIASDGQEVLKTEIEVLVGSNYMWQKPQKKDEVPSNAVFAGRARDGQPLCVGRTYLRGNDIPGLISFERQCIIVPYQGRGLSIISYELLVKQGADGL is encoded by the exons ATGG AAATTCTAGATGTTTGGGCTCCCCTAACCGCCCCCAGGCCTATGTCAAGGTTTGCTGTAAAACTCGATAGCAGTGAGGCTACTGAGACAAGCTATGTGGGTCGGTGTTCACACGACGGAAATAAGCTGCCAGCCACCATTATACCCAGCAGAGGCTGTGCTATTGTCTATTGGAACAATTTGGCACATGTGAAATTCGATTATGAATTTCTTGTAGGTCCAGGATACTGTTGGACGCCTGTCAGTAATGGAACGCTGCCGACAAATGCTGTGTCTGCAGGCCAAACCAAGGAGGATGGAGAATTGCTATACATAGCCAAGGCCAAACATAAAGACAAGACTTTATTGGGAGCTGTTAGAGCAAACCAGCAGCGCTTTAGCCTTTGGCATGAGGACAATCAAATCGAATGGGACAATTATGAGATATTGACAAGAGCATGCAGCGACTTGTGGCTGCCTACTGATGTGGAAAACCTACCCACCGGTGCTGTGCTGGCAGGTCACGACAATGATGGCTTTGCCACTTATGTGGCTCGAGCCATGCATAAGGGCATTATGTCGCCCGCCAAATTTCTTCCCCAAAAGCGAGCAGCCTTCATTGCCAGTGATGGCCAGGAAGTTCTAAAGACAGAAATAGAAGTTTTAGTGGGATCCAACTACATGTggcaaaaaccccaaaaaaaagaTGAAGTTCCATCGAATGCGGTGTTCGCGGGACGAGCACGTGATGGCCAACCTTTGTGTGTGGGTCGTACATATCTGCGTGGCAATGACATACCGGGTCTCATTTCATTCGAAAGGCAATGCATTATTGTGCCGTATCAAGGTAGAGGCTTGAGTATTATCTCCTATGAGTTGTTGGTGAAACAGGGTGCCGATGGCCTATAA